GGCGGCGTACTCGGAGAAGTCGGTGTCTCGGTCCATCGCAGTCAGGATGCCGCCGGACCGCGGATGGTTCCCTACTTCTTCGTCGGCTTGGGAGTCACCCAGAGCCTGATGACGCCCTCGATGACGACGGTGCCGTCGTCGCGCACGCCTCGGACCCGGACCGGCACGTGCGGGTCGTCGCCGGTCCACTGCCCGGGGTCGGTCTCGGCGGTGCAGGTGATGTCGCTGGTCGCCTTGGCCGGGTAGGTGACCTCCATGCCCTGGGGGATCCAGCGCTTGTCGGCGGGGATCGTGGCCTCGGCCAGCGCCCCCATGGCGGCCTCGAGCCCGTTGCACAGCGCGATGGCGTGCACGGTGCCGAGGTGGTTGTGGACCCCGCGGCGCTTGGGGATCACGAGCTCGGCATAGTCGGGCCGGATCTCGACGAAGCGCGGCCTGATCGTCGCGAAGTACGGCGCTTTCTGGCTGAACAGGAGGGAGAAGACGCGCTTGCCGAGGCGGTCGCCGACGACCGGGAGGCCGCTCGCGGTGCGCCACAGGGAGAGGACCTGACTCATGCGTCCACCCTAGGGCCAGATGCTACCGATCAGTAACGTGGCTCACGCCGGCACGAGCAGCTCGACCCGGTTGCCGTGCGGGTCGCGGACGTGGACCCGCACGAAGCCGTCGAAGGTGTGCCGCTCGGTGTGGTCGACCTCGTGACCCGCCGCCGCGAGCCGGTCCGCGGTGCGGTCGAGCCCGGCCACGTCGTCGAGCAGCAGCGCCGGATGGGCCCTGACCGCCGGGCGGAACGGGTCCTCGACGCCGACGTGCAGCTCGGCCGTGACCGCGCCGTCGTCGTCCCGGGCGCGGAACCAGGCCCCGCCACGGGCCCGCAGCGCCTCGGGCTTGGCGACCTCGGTCAGGCCGAGCCCGTCGACGTAGAAGGCGCGCGCCGCGTCCTCACCACCGGGCGGGCAGCCGACCTGGACGTGGTGCAGCCTCATGCGTCGGCTCCCCTCGTGCGGGCGACCACGAAGATCCGCCGGAACGGCAGCACGACGGTGCCGTCGGCCCGCACCGGGTACGCCGCCGCGAGCCGACGACGGAACTCCGCCTCGAACGCCGGGCGCACGTCGTCGGGCAGGGCCTGCAGCGTGGGTCGGGCACCGGTGCCGCTGACCCAGGTGAAGACCGGGTCGGCACCGGAGAGCACGTGCAGGTAGGTCGTCTCCCAGACGTCGACCTCGACGACCCGGTCGAGCGCGGACAGCGCGTCGAGGTAGGTGCCGGGCTCGTGGCTGTCGGGCACGGCCACCCCGGCCGTGTGCGCGGCGTACGGCGCCTCGGCGGCCAGGTCGCGCCGGATCGTGTGGCTCGGCTCGTCGAAGTTGGCCGGGACCTGGAAGGCCAGCGAGCCACCGGGCGTGACGGCCTCGACGAGGCCGGACAGCAGGTCGAGGTGGTCGGGGAGCCACTGCAGCGTCGCGTTGGAGAGCACGACGTCGGCGCTCCCCCGCCAGGCGCGGAGGTCGCCGACCTCGAACTCGATGCCGGGAACCGCTGCGTGCGCGGTGGCGATCATCTCGGGACTGCTGTCGACCCCGGTCACCCGCGCAGCCGGCCAGCGCGCGGCCAGGAGCGCGGTGAGGTTGCCCGGACCGCAGCCGAGGTCGACGACCGCGGCGGGCGAGGTCGGGGCGACGCGGGCGAGCAGGTCGGCGAACGGCCGGCCACGCTCGTCGGCGTAGGTGAGGTAGCGGGCAGGGTCCCAGGTGTGCGTTGTCTTGACCATAAGTATCTTGATATCAAGATTCTCGACGTTTGGCTAGACTCCCGCCATGACGGAGCCGAGGGACGAGGTCGACGACCTCGTCGACGCGTGGGCGCGCGAGCGCACCGACCTCGACCTCGACCCCGTCGCGGTGTTCTCCCGGATCTCGCGGCTGGCCCGCCACCTCGACCTGGCGCGGCGCCGGGCGTTCAGCGCCCACGGCATCGAGTCGTGGGAGTTCGACGTGCTCGCCGCCCTGCGACGCGCGGGGGCGCCGTACGAGCTGTCGCCGGGGCGGCTGCTGCGCGAGACGCTGGTGACCAGCGGCACCATGACCAACCGCGTCGACCGGCTGGCCGCACGCGGGCTGGTCGAGCGCTACCCCGACCCCGCGGACCGCCGCGGCGTCATCGTGCGCCTGACCC
The Nocardioides plantarum genome window above contains:
- a CDS encoding hotdog fold domain-containing protein, producing MSQVLSLWRTASGLPVVGDRLGKRVFSLLFSQKAPYFATIRPRFVEIRPDYAELVIPKRRGVHNHLGTVHAIALCNGLEAAMGALAEATIPADKRWIPQGMEVTYPAKATSDITCTAETDPGQWTGDDPHVPVRVRGVRDDGTVVIEGVIRLWVTPKPTKK
- a CDS encoding VOC family protein; protein product: MRLHHVQVGCPPGGEDAARAFYVDGLGLTEVAKPEALRARGGAWFRARDDDGAVTAELHVGVEDPFRPAVRAHPALLLDDVAGLDRTADRLAAAGHEVDHTERHTFDGFVRVHVRDPHGNRVELLVPA
- a CDS encoding methyltransferase domain-containing protein, translated to MVKTTHTWDPARYLTYADERGRPFADLLARVAPTSPAAVVDLGCGPGNLTALLAARWPAARVTGVDSSPEMIATAHAAVPGIEFEVGDLRAWRGSADVVLSNATLQWLPDHLDLLSGLVEAVTPGGSLAFQVPANFDEPSHTIRRDLAAEAPYAAHTAGVAVPDSHEPGTYLDALSALDRVVEVDVWETTYLHVLSGADPVFTWVSGTGARPTLQALPDDVRPAFEAEFRRRLAAAYPVRADGTVVLPFRRIFVVARTRGADA
- a CDS encoding MarR family winged helix-turn-helix transcriptional regulator; the protein is MTEPRDEVDDLVDAWARERTDLDLDPVAVFSRISRLARHLDLARRRAFSAHGIESWEFDVLAALRRAGAPYELSPGRLLRETLVTSGTMTNRVDRLAARGLVERYPDPADRRGVIVRLTPEGKAAVDGAFEALLDAERALLSGLPPRDQVRLATLLRTLLAPFSATEPG